The Anaeromyxobacter diazotrophicus nucleotide sequence CGCCCGCCTCGGACACGAACAGGCCGAGGTATTTGGAGATGTCGAGCGCCACGGTCCGCGCGGGTCCCCGGAGCCGGCCCGCCGTCAGGCGCCGCCGAGGACCTTCTTCACCACCGACAGCACGTCCTCGGCCTTGAAGGGCTTCACGATGAAGTCGCTCGCGCCCGCCTCGATCGCCTCCATGACGAGCGACTCCTGCCCGAGCGCGCTGCACATCACGATGACCGCCTTCGGGTCGCCCTTCACGATCTCGCGCGTGGCCTCGATGCCGCTCTTGAACGGCATGACGATGTCCATGGTGGTGAGGTCGGGCGTGAGCTCGCGGTAGCGCTCGACCGCCTCCAGGCCGTTGGCGGCCTCGCCCACGATCTCGAACCCGCCCCCGGCGAAGATGTCCTTGATCATGTTCCGCATGAAGATGGCGTCGTCGACGATGAGGACCCGCTTCGCCATGGCTCGCCGTCCTTCCCAAGGCGCGGCGCGGCGGCCGGCCCCACATCGAGTGTACTGCGTCAGGCGGACCTGAAGAGCGCGGCGGCGCGCGCCTCCAGCACGTCCGCGTCGAGCACCGTCACCGCCGCTCCGCGCACCTCGGCCACCCCGCGGTCGAGCCGGCCCGGCTCGAAGGCGCCCTCGCGCGGCGGCGCGAGCGGCTCCACCCCCAGCACCGAGGCCACCCACACGCCCAGCCCGCGCCGGTCGCGGTCGAGCACGAGCAGGTGACCCTGGCCCGGCCCGAGCGCGTCGGGCGGCAGCCCGACGAGCGGCGCCAGCTCCACCACCGCCACCACGCGCCCGCGCAGGTTCATGGCGCCCCGCACCGCCGCGGGCGCCCGCGGCACGCGCGCGTAGGGCGGCTGCGGCACCACCACCTCGCGCACCGCCTCGAGCGGCAGCGCGAAGCGCTCGCCGCCGGCGCGGAACACGACGTGCCGGGCGGCGGCGGGCGCCGCGCCCGGGGCGCGCTCGGCGGGGCCGGAGGCCGGCTCGGCCACGCCTCAGGCCTTCCCCAGCCGGAAGCGCGAGACGACGCTCTGCAGCTCGAGCGAGAGGTTCGACAGCTCCTGCGCCGCGCTCGCCATCTGCGCCACCGCGGCGGTCTGCTCGGCGGTGACCTTGCGCACCTGCTCGGTGGACTTCTGGTTCGAGGTGGCGACGTCCGAGATGTGGTCCATCGCCTGGACCATGTCGGCCGAGCCCTTGAGCTGGTCGCGCGCCGCCTGGCTGATGACGCCCACCTTGTCGGCGCCGCTGGCGGCGATCTGCGAGATGTCCTCCAGCCCCCGGATGATGGCGTTCAGGTCCTCGCGCCCCTCGCCCAGCACCGACACCGACTCCTTCATGGTGCTCACCACGGCGGTGGCGCGGCCGGAGATGTCGGCCGCGAGCGACGAGATCTGCTCGGCGGAGCGGCCGGCGCTCTCGGCCAGCTTCCGCACCTCGTCCGCGACCACCGCGAAGCCGCGCCCGTACTCGCCGGCGCGGGCGGCCTCGATGGTGGCGTTCAGGGCGAGCAGGTTCGTCTGCTGCGCGACCGAGGTGATGGCCTCCACGATCTTGGAGATGGCCTTGGTGCGCTCGCCGAAGGCGAACACCTGCTCGCTGGCCGCCTCGATGCGGGCGAACACCCGCTTCACCTTCTCGCCCGCCAGCCGGGCGGCCTCGCCGCCCGAGGCGGCGCCGCTGCTCGTCTCGGCCGAGGCGCGGGCGGCCTCCTCGGCGCTGCGGGCGGTGCGCTCGATGGAGGCGGCGATGTCGCCGATCACCTTGGAGGCGAGCTCGACCAGCGAGCTCTGCTCCTCGGCGCCGCTCGCGATCTTCTCCATCGAGCGCGCCACCTCGTCGGTGGAGGCGTTCACGTCCTCGGCCGAGGAGGAGAGCTCGTTGGCGCTCTCCGCCACCGACTGGGCGGTGCGCTGGATGCGCGAGACCAGGTCGCGCAGGTTCTCCTGCATGGTGCTGATGGAGAGGGTGAGGTCGTCGATCTCGTCGCGGACGTGCGGGCTGGCGTCGCTGGCGAGCGGCTTCGAGAGGTCGCCGCGGCTGATCTCGACCGCCGACTCCTTGAGCCGGGCGAGGCGGGTGACGCGGGCGAGCGCGGTGGTGAGCCCGAAGCCGATGGCGAGCGTCAGCGCCACGATGATCGTGCCGCCGAGCAGCCGGTTGGGCACGTGCTCGAACACGAGCGGCACGGCGAAGAGCAGCACCGCGCCCACCACGAGGTAGGAGAGCAGGATCTTCACCTGCAGCGAGACGGTGAGGCCGGCGGCCGGCGGGGCGGCGCGCTCGCCGCCCTCGGCGGCCCGGCCGCGCAGCGCCACCAGGTGCGGGGCGGCGTCGGTCCACCGCGCCGAGGGGCGCGTCGAGGCCGGCCGTTCTTCGCGTACGCTTCGCGCCACGTTCGCCTCTTCGCTCGGAGGAGTGTGCGCCGGGGCAGGCGCCCGCCGCGGCGAGCGCTCGAGCACCTCCGCGCAGCGCGAATCCTACGCGCCACCCGGAGCGAAGTCCAAGCGCCGGCGGGCGTCAGCGCAGGTGGTCGTGGCCGCGCGCGCGGGCGGTGTGGGTGCGCCCGCGCGCATCGAGCAGGCGCACCCCTCCACCGCCCACCAGGGCGCCGATGTGGGTCACGGCCACGCCCGCGCGCGCGGCCGCCGCGGCCACCGCGCCCGCGCGCCGGGGCGGCGCCGAGAAGAGGAGCTCGTAGTCCTCGCCGCCGCCGCAGGCGAGCGCGAGGGGGTCCTGGCCGGCGCGGGCGGCGGCGCGCGCGGGCGGCCCGGGCAGGCGCGCGAGCTCCACCCGCGCCCCCACGCCGGAGGCGGCGCAGAGGTGACCGAGGTCCTGCAGGAGGCCGTCCGACACGTCCAGGCAGGCGGTCGCGAGCCCGCGCAGCGCGAGCCCGAGCGCGAGGCGCGGCGCCGGCCGGCGCTGCCGGGCGCGGGCGGCGGCCGGCGCCTGGGGGGCGAGGCCGAGCGCCGCCTCCCCGAGCCGGCCGGAGACGAAGAGCAGGTCGCCCGGCCGCCCGCCGGCGCGGGTGAGGGCGGCGCCGCGCGGCACCGCCCCCGCCACGGTGACGGTGAGCGAGAGCTCGCGGGCGCGGGAGACGTTCCCCCCCACCAGCGCGACGCCGTGGGCGCGCGCGCAGGCGGCGAGGCCCCGCCCCACCCCCGCCAGGCGCGCCGGGCGCTCACCGCGGCGGGTCGTCAGCGCGCAGAGCGCCCACAGCGGGCGGGCGCCCATGGCCGCCAGGTCGGAGAGGTTCACCGCCAGCGCCTTCCACCCCACGTCGGCCGGGGCGAAGCGGGCGTCGAAGTGGACCCCCTCCACCACCGCGTCCACGGTGACCACCAGGTCCTCGCCGCGCGGCGGCCGCAGCACGGCCGCGTCGTCGCCGATGCCGAGCACGACCCCTTCCCCGGCGCGCGGCGCGGGGCGGGTGAAGCGGTCGATGAGCTCGAACTCGGTCACGGCGAGGGCGGTCGCCGGGAGTCTACCCCGCGTTCCGCACCGGCACCCGGGCGGCGCTGGCGGCGCGCTCGGGGAAGACGAGGGTGAAGGTGGAGCCGCGGCCGGGGGCCGAGACCGCCTGCACCTCGCCGCCGTGCGCCTCGACGAAGCTCTTCACGATGGCGAGGCCCAGGCCGGCGCCGCCGTACTCGCGGGTGGAGGACCCGTCCACCTGGTAGAAGACGTCCCACACCCGCGCCAGGTGCTCGGACGGGATGCCGATGCCGGTGTCCTGGACGTAGAGCGCCACCCGGTCGCCGCCGAGCGGGCGCGCGCCGACCGTGACCGTGCCGCCGGGCGGGGTGAACTTGACCGCGTTCGAGACCAGGTTGATGAGGCACTGCCGGACCTTCTCGCGGTCGCAGTGCACCTTGGGCAGGTTCGCGGCCGGCTCGGCGCAGAGCGTGAGGCCGCGCTTGCGCGCCTGGGGCGCGACGGTGGAGAGCGCGTCGCGGATGATCTGCCCGAGCTCGACGTCGCCCAGCACCAGCCGCACCCGCCCGGCCTCGATCTTGGTGATGTCGAGGATGGAGGTGATGAGCTGGAGCAGGTTCTCGCCCTTCTCCATGATGATGCCGACGTACTCGCGCTGCTCCTTGGTGAGCTCGCCGCCGAGCCCCTCCAGCATCATCTCCGAGTAGCCGATGACGCTGGTGAGCGGCGTGCGCAGCTCGTGGCTCATGGTGGCGATGAAGTTCGACTTGAGCCGGTCGAGCTCCTTGAGCTTGCCGAAGCTCTCCTCGAGCTGCCGGTTCTTCTCCTGCAGCTCGCGGTAGCTCTCCTGCACCGCCTCGATGTGGAGGCGGGCGGTGAGCAGGTTCTTGTGCCCGGTGAAGACGAGCACGTCGAGCAGCTCGGCGAAGTGCTTCAGGATCTTCTCGGCGGTGGCCTGCGGCACGCGCCGGATCTTCTGGAGGTAGGCGGTGGCGGCGCCGGCGTCGAAGTCGGGCGCGATGCCGGTCAGGGTGGAGGGCAGCTCCACCAGGTCGTCGGGCACGAACGGGCCGAAGACGATGCGGCCGAGGACGTCGCCCTCGTAGACCACCGGCTGCACCACGTAGCGGCAGCCGGAGAAGCAGTCGAAGGCGGTGGGCGTCGCCTCCTCCGCCACCGGCGCGCCCTTCACCTGCTGCACGGTGGCGATGCAGGCGGCCCGCCCGTCCGGCTGCTGCCAGATGTAGCCGCAGAAGTCGGCGTTGCCGACCTTGACGTCGACGAGCTTCTTGCCCTCGGCGTCGAAGACCTTGAGGCCCACCTTGTAGAGCGCGGCGAAGGAGTGGCAGACCTCGGTGAAGGACTTCACGTCGAGCAGATCGCCGAGGGCGGCGGGCTGCTGCAGCACGGAGGGCGGCAGGGTCACGGCGTGCCCCCCGCCGAGAGGCGCGTGCCGCGCAGGTCGACGTGGGAGAAGATCCGCGACAGGAACTCCTCCTCGCTGATGCGGGCGGTGCGCGCGAGCCCGATGCGCTCGTCGAGCGAGCGGTAGGTGAGCTCGAGCAGCGTGTGCAGCGTCTCGACCACGCCCTCGCCGCGGATGGCGACCGCCGGCACCACCACCGGCTTCACCACCTGCGAGAGGTCGCCGACCTCGTCCTCGCTCCGCACGTCCGGCAGGTCGCGCTTGTTGAGCTGGAGCACGATGGGCAGCTGGCGGGGATCGAGCCCGTTCGCCTCCAGGTTCTTCAGCATGTTGTTCCAGTAGGCGAGCGTGGCCGGCGCCTCGGAGCGGCGCGCGTCGGCGACGAAGGCGATGGCGTCCGTCCCCTGGAGCACGATGCGCCGGGTCGACTCGTGCATCACCTGTCCGGGGACGGTGTACAGCTTGACCTTGATCTTCATCCCGGACGAGGTCCGGAAGAAGACCGGCAGCATGTCGAAGAACAGGGTGCGATCGTCCTTGGTGTCGAGCGTCATGAGGCGCCCGCGCAGCTTGGGGTCGATCTTGTTGTGCAGCGCGTGGAGGTTGGTCGTCTTCCCGGACAGCGCGGGTCCGTAGTAGACGACCTTCAGCGCCACCTCGCGCGCCTGATTGTTGAAAGCGACCACCCGGCCTCCTGCGCGCGAGTCTAGCCCGCGGCCGTGGGGGTGATCCAGCGGGGGCGGGCCAGGCGGGCGAGCGCGCTGATGTCAGGCGCCCGCCCACCAGCGGCGGGCGGCCTCGACGCTGCGTAGCAGCGGCGCGGGCGGCAGGGTGGCCAGGAAGGCGCGGCCGTACCCTTTCGTGGTGAGCCGCCGATCCAGCACGGCCACCAGCCCCCGATCCCGCCGGGTGCGGATCAGGCGACCGAACCCCTGCTTGAGCGCCAGGGCGGCGGCCGGGACGGAGAGCTCGGAGAAGGCGTCGCGCCCCTCGGCGGCGAGCGCCTGGCCGCGCGCCGCCAGCACCGGGTCGGTCGGCGGGGCGAAGGGGAGCTTGTCGATCACCACCAGCGAGAGCGCCTCGCCCGGCACGTCCACGCCTTCCCAGAAGCTCTGGGTGGCGAAGAGCACTGACGGCTCCTCTCGGAAGGCGTCGAGCAGCTTCGCCTTGGGTCGCTCGCCCTGGAGGAGGAGCTGGTAGGGCAGGTCGGCCAGCGCCTCGCGCAGCGCGTTCATCCCGCGCATGCTGGTGGAGAGGACGAACGCGCGGCCGCCGGTCACGGCCACGAGCTCGCGCACCGCCGCCGCCGCGGCCGCGGTGAAGGCGGGGCTCGCCGGCTCGGGGAGACCGTCCGGCACCACCAGCGCCGCCTGCCGCGCGTAGTCGAAGGGCCCGGGGAAGATGGCCTCGTCCACGTCGAACTCGGGGGCGAGGCCCACCTCGCGCCGGAAGTAGTCGAGCCGGCCGCCGGCGGCGAGCGTCGCGCTCGTGAAGACGGCGGTGTCGACGCGGCGGTAGAGCCGCTCCACCAGCTCCTCCGCCACGTCGACCGGCACCGCGCGCAGGAACACCCCGCGGCCGCGCGCCTCGGCGAAGTGGACGCGCGAGGGCTCGGCGAGCGTGGTCACCGCGCGCAGCTCGACGCGCAGCTCGGCCGCGCGCCGCCCGATGGCGGCGAGCGCGGTCGCCTCCGCGTCGGCGAAGACCTCGCGCACGTCCTCCAGCGCGCCGTCGAGCCGCGCCTGGTCGGGCTCGAGCGGGCCGAGCAGGTCGTCGGAGAGCGCCACCTTGAGGTCGCCGCGGGCGGCGGGTCCCGCCCCCCTCGCCCCGCGCCACGGGGCGAGCGCAGGGGCAGCCGGAGGAGGCTGCCCCGGAGCGAGCGGGGAGTATGAGGGGGCGCGCCCCCTCATCTTGGATGAAGGGCTCGAGCCCATCCGCGCCGCCACCCCGGCGAAGAAGCGCTCGCCGGCCTTCTCGAGCTCGCCGGTGCGGTCCTTCACCAGCCGCATGAGGTCGGGGCGGTCCGCGACCGCCCGCACCGCGTCGCGGGCGAGGTCGTCCACCCGGTACGAGGAGACCGACAGGCCGAAGTAGTCGGTCGCCACCTCGGAGAGCGCGTGCGCCTCGTCGAAGATGACGGCGTCGTAGGGCGGCAGCACCTCCACCCCGGCGCGCGAGGTGCGCAGGACCAGGTCGGCGAAGAAGAGGTGGTGGTTCACGAGCACCACGTCGGCCTGGGCGGCGCGCGCCCGCGCCAGGGTGACGAAGCACTCGTCGTGGCGCTGGCACTCCTTGCCGAGGCAGGTCTCGCCCGAGGCGGAGAGCTCGCGCCAGGCGCCGTACTGGTCCGGCAGGTCGATCTCGCTCCGGTCGCCGGTGAGCGTCGCGCGCGCCCACTCCTGGATGCGCGGCCAGAGCGCCGCCTCGCCGCGGCTCTCGAAGGTGGGGCGCTCGGCGAACTTGGCCCCGCGCTCGAGGCAGTAGTAGTTGGCGCGGCCCTTGAGGTAGGCGGCCTCGACCTCCAGCCCCGCCCTCTCGGCGAGGAGCGGCAGGTCGCGCTGCCAGATCTGCTCCTGGAGCGTCTTGGTCGCGGTGGAGATGATCACCTTGCGGCCGGAGAGCGCGGCCGGGACGAGGTAGGCGAGCGTCTTGCCGGTGCCGGTGCCCGCCTCGGCCACGAGGTAGCGACGCTCGCCGAGCGCCCGCTCGACCGCGCGCGCCAGCTCGAGCTGGTCGTGCCGGTGCTCGTAGCCGGGGAGGCCCCGGGCGAGCGCGCCGGCGGGGCCGAGCACGTCCTCGAGCGTCACGGCGCTCCACCGGCGGCGCGGCTGAGGCGGAGGAAGGCCCAGGCGACCGCGGCGACGGTGCCGCTCGCCAGCGCGAGCATGAGCAGCCGGCGCAGGCCGGGCGAGACGCGGCGGGGCGGCTTCGTGCGCGGCAGCTGCGAGAGCGCGACCACTGTGGCGCGCCGCACGATCTCGTCGCGCCAGCGCGCGGCGACCGGGTCCGCCGGCGCCGCGTCGAGGGCCGCCTTGTAGCGCCGGCCCGCCTCGGCGAGGCCCTCGAGGTCCGGGTGCCGGTCGAGGAACGCCCGGTGCGCCGCCTCGTCCTCCCAGCGCGCGCGCACCTCCGCCCAGGCGGCGTCGACCTCCGTCGTGTCCATGGCAGCGGAGAGTCTAAGCGCAACGCCCGTTCAGAGCGAAACGGGTCTTCGTACGCAGCCCGGCTCCGAGCGGGGCGGCGGGGTGGCCCTCCGGCGGTGCTCGGCAAACGACCTGCCGGTGCAGCGCACCGTTCGTTGGGCGCGGCCTCCCGCAGGTCGGGCCTGCGCTCCGGCGAAGGGCCACCCCGCCACCCCCTGGCGATCGCGGCTGTCCGCGCGGACGTGCTGCATGCGTACGCAGCGTGACCGCTACAACGACACGGGTACCGGGATGAAGGTGCCCAGGAACAGGAGGATGGAGGCGACCGCGACGAGCTTCCGGCCCGGCGTGAGCGGCTCCTCGACCAGCGCGGGCGGGTGGTCGTAGCCGACGAAGAAGCGCGTCACCCCCCACCACAGGAACCAGTTCCAGGAGACGAGCAGGCCGGCGAGGAGGAGGCCGAAGGAGACGGCGCGAGAGAAGCGGCGCGCGCCCCGGCGGCCGAGGAGCGCGTAGGTGACGTGGCCGCCGTCGAGCTGGCCGAGGGGGATGAGGTTCAAGGTGGTGATGAAGAGGCCGATCCAGGCGGCGAAGGCGACCGGGTGCAGGAAGACGTCGTGGCCGGGCGGCAGCTTGCCCCAGACGAGCCGCTGCACGCCCCAGGTGATGAAGCTGTCGCCGTAGTGCTGCACGCCGGACGTCAGGAGCGCCTCGCCCTTCAGGTAGCCGGCGAGGAGCTGGACGAGCCCCATGCGCTGCCCCTCCAGCACCACGTCGCCGACCGGCTGGACCACCGAGTGCGCGAGGCCCCAGAAGAGGAGCGGCAGCGCCACCGCGAAGCCGGCGAGCGGCCCGGCCGCGCCGATGTCGAGCGTCGCCGTCCGGCTCGGCAGCGCCGAGCGGATCCGGATCACCGCGCCGAAGGTGCCGACCGGCCCGACCGGCACGGGGATGAAGAAGGGCAGGGTCGAGTCGACGCGCCAGGCGCGCGCGAGCAGGTAGTGCCCCATCTCGTGGCAGAAGAGGATGCCGATGAGCGCGGCGGCGAAGGGGAGGCCGGCCACCGCCACCGCGGCCGCCTGCGCGGCGGCCGTCGCGAGCCAGCCGCCGCCCGCCTCCGGCAGCCGCAGCGCCGTCCACTGGGCGCCGGCGAGCAGCGTCGTCACCACCGTGGCGGCGAAGAGCGCGAGGTTGAGGACGGGGACGCGGGCTTTGGCGCGCGCGGGCGCCAGGGCTTCGTGCATGTCGGCCGCGATCTAACGCCGGGGGCGGCGGCGGGCCGTCAGAACCCGCCCGAGCCGGGCGCGGCCAGCTCGGAGGGGGTGAGCTCGCGCACGGCGCCCTTGTCCACGGTGAGGAAGAAGAGCGGCTTCTCCACCTCGCGCCGGGCGTCGAAGGCGAGGTCGCCGGTCGCGCCCGGGTAGGCCTTCACCGCCGCCAGGGCGTCGCGCACCGCCTCGCGGTTCGCCGCCCCGCCCTCCACCGCCCGGCGCACGAGGCCCGCGGCGTCGAACGCGCTCGCCTCCAGGATCGAGGGCGGGTGGCCGTACTTCTGCTGGAAGGCGGTCACGAACGCCTTGGTGGCCGGCCGCTCCGAGGCGGCGAAGAAGCCGTCCACGAAGATGGCGCACTCGACGTACTTCCCCGCCCGCTCGACGAGCGACGGGTCGTCCCAGCCGTTCGCGCCCAGGAGCTGCACCGGCTTCAGGTCCTCGCGCCCGGTGGTCTTGCGGATGCGCTCCACCTCGCGCGGGTCGCAGGTCTGGGTGACGACGTCCTCCACCGCCAGCGCCGGCGCCACCAGCGCCACGTTCTTCGCGAAGTCCGGGATGAAGACCGCGTCGAAGTCGGTGATGGGCGGGAGCCGCTCGCGCAGCTTCTCGAGCGCCTTGCGCCGGCGGAACGGGTCCTTCTCCTGCTCGAGGAGCGCCTTCACCTGCTCCAGGTAGTCCTGGCGCTCGTCGAGCCAGAGCTTCCCCACCATCCCCTTCACGATGGGGGCGAAGGTGGTGCGGTCGTGCTCGTAGCTCTCCGCCGCCCGGACCTCGCCGCCGCGCGCGTCGACGTCGTCCCAGAACGCCTGGGCGAGCTCCTGGCCGTAGGCGATCTGCGGCCAGAGCAGGGCGAAGCGCCGCATCCCGCGCCGGCCCATGGCGAGGTCGGTGAGCGCCTTCGCCTGCGCCTCGGCGGTGAGCATGTTGCGGAAGACGTAGGGCCCGGCCTGGGTGACGCTCTCGGCGCGCGACAGCGACAGGAACGGAAGGCCCTCCTCCTGCGCCGCCTGCGCGGCCCGCGGCGCCTCGGCGCCGACCACGCCCCCCAGCGCCGCCACCGCGCCCTCCTGCGCCAGCTCGGCCACCGCCTGCTGCGCGCCGTCCGGCTCGCCGCGGGTGTCCTTCACCAGGATCTTGAACTGGTCGCCGAGCGCGAGCGAGACGCCTTGCAGCACCGCCTCGCCCCAGCCCTTCTGCTTGCCGGAGAGCGGCACCGCCACCCCCACCGTGCGCGGGTCGGCGTGGCCGCGCCGGGCGAGCCGGTCGACGAGCGCGCGCGCCTCGGCGGCGTAGGGCGAGCCGGGGTACCCCTGCGCCAGCTCCTGGGCCGCCCGCTGCGCCGCGGCGTCGTCGTGCAGGTGCAGCGCCACCTTGGCGAGCTTCATCTTCACCGCGGGCGCGAGCGGCGCGTCGCGCGGCAGCTCCGCGTCGAGCGCGCGCAGGTCCTCGAGCGGCAGCGCGTCGAGGTGGTCCACCGCGCGGGCGAGCGCCCGCGACCCCTCCTCGCCGGCGGTGACGCGCGCCACCTCGCCCCACCAGCGGGCCGCCTCCCGCGGGCTCCTCGCCGCCTCGGCGGCGCGGGCCGCCTCGCGCGCGGCGGCGGGCCGCTCGGCCTGCGGCAGGCGGTCGTAGAGCGAGGCGAGCGAGGTGAGGGCGTCCTTGGGCCGGCCGCCTTCCGCCTCCGCCAGCGCGAGCTGGTACTTGGCCTGGTCGGAGCGGGGCGAGAGCGGGAAGCGGGTGAGGAGCTGGCCCAGCGCCGCCTGGGCGCGGTCCGGCCGCTTCGCGGCGCGCCAGCGGACGCCGGCGTCGTAGAGCGCCTCCGCCGAGGCGGGGACCTCGCCGTAGCGGGCGGCGAGCGCCTCGAGCTTCTCGGCGGTGGCCGCCTGCGGCTCGTTGGGCGCGCCCGCCTCCACCCGCGCGAGCT carries:
- a CDS encoding methyl-accepting chemotaxis protein, with the translated sequence MARSVREERPASTRPSARWTDAAPHLVALRGRAAEGGERAAPPAAGLTVSLQVKILLSYLVVGAVLLFAVPLVFEHVPNRLLGGTIIVALTLAIGFGLTTALARVTRLARLKESAVEISRGDLSKPLASDASPHVRDEIDDLTLSISTMQENLRDLVSRIQRTAQSVAESANELSSSAEDVNASTDEVARSMEKIASGAEEQSSLVELASKVIGDIAASIERTARSAEEAARASAETSSGAASGGEAARLAGEKVKRVFARIEAASEQVFAFGERTKAISKIVEAITSVAQQTNLLALNATIEAARAGEYGRGFAVVADEVRKLAESAGRSAEQISSLAADISGRATAVVSTMKESVSVLGEGREDLNAIIRGLEDISQIAASGADKVGVISQAARDQLKGSADMVQAMDHISDVATSNQKSTEQVRKVTAEQTAAVAQMASAAQELSNLSLELQSVVSRFRLGKA
- the thiL gene encoding thiamine-phosphate kinase; its protein translation is MTEFELIDRFTRPAPRAGEGVVLGIGDDAAVLRPPRGEDLVVTVDAVVEGVHFDARFAPADVGWKALAVNLSDLAAMGARPLWALCALTTRRGERPARLAGVGRGLAACARAHGVALVGGNVSRARELSLTVTVAGAVPRGAALTRAGGRPGDLLFVSGRLGEAALGLAPQAPAAARARQRRPAPRLALGLALRGLATACLDVSDGLLQDLGHLCAASGVGARVELARLPGPPARAAARAGQDPLALACGGGEDYELLFSAPPRRAGAVAAAAARAGVAVTHIGALVGGGGVRLLDARGRTHTARARGHDHLR
- a CDS encoding chemotaxis protein CheW, which encodes MAEPASGPAERAPGAAPAAARHVVFRAGGERFALPLEAVREVVVPQPPYARVPRAPAAVRGAMNLRGRVVAVVELAPLVGLPPDALGPGQGHLLVLDRDRRGLGVWVASVLGVEPLAPPREGAFEPGRLDRGVAEVRGAAVTVLDADVLEARAAALFRSA
- a CDS encoding response regulator encodes the protein MAKRVLIVDDAIFMRNMIKDIFAGGGFEIVGEAANGLEAVERYRELTPDLTTMDIVMPFKSGIEATREIVKGDPKAVIVMCSALGQESLVMEAIEAGASDFIVKPFKAEDVLSVVKKVLGGA
- a CDS encoding GTP-binding protein, translating into MVAFNNQAREVALKVVYYGPALSGKTTNLHALHNKIDPKLRGRLMTLDTKDDRTLFFDMLPVFFRTSSGMKIKVKLYTVPGQVMHESTRRIVLQGTDAIAFVADARRSEAPATLAYWNNMLKNLEANGLDPRQLPIVLQLNKRDLPDVRSEDEVGDLSQVVKPVVVPAVAIRGEGVVETLHTLLELTYRSLDERIGLARTARISEEEFLSRIFSHVDLRGTRLSAGGTP
- a CDS encoding penicillin-binding protein activator — translated: MRPLPRLLLTAFFVLCACPKRVVVNGQELSAADAEAQARAELARVEAGAPNEPQAATAEKLEALAARYGEVPASAEALYDAGVRWRAAKRPDRAQAALGQLLTRFPLSPRSDQAKYQLALAEAEGGRPKDALTSLASLYDRLPQAERPAAAREAARAAEAARSPREAARWWGEVARVTAGEEGSRALARAVDHLDALPLEDLRALDAELPRDAPLAPAVKMKLAKVALHLHDDAAAQRAAQELAQGYPGSPYAAEARALVDRLARRGHADPRTVGVAVPLSGKQKGWGEAVLQGVSLALGDQFKILVKDTRGEPDGAQQAVAELAQEGAVAALGGVVGAEAPRAAQAAQEEGLPFLSLSRAESVTQAGPYVFRNMLTAEAQAKALTDLAMGRRGMRRFALLWPQIAYGQELAQAFWDDVDARGGEVRAAESYEHDRTTFAPIVKGMVGKLWLDERQDYLEQVKALLEQEKDPFRRRKALEKLRERLPPITDFDAVFIPDFAKNVALVAPALAVEDVVTQTCDPREVERIRKTTGREDLKPVQLLGANGWDDPSLVERAGKYVECAIFVDGFFAASERPATKAFVTAFQQKYGHPPSILEASAFDAAGLVRRAVEGGAANREAVRDALAAVKAYPGATGDLAFDARREVEKPLFFLTVDKGAVRELTPSELAAPGSGGF
- a CDS encoding ATP-binding protein, which gives rise to MTLPPSVLQQPAALGDLLDVKSFTEVCHSFAALYKVGLKVFDAEGKKLVDVKVGNADFCGYIWQQPDGRAACIATVQQVKGAPVAEEATPTAFDCFSGCRYVVQPVVYEGDVLGRIVFGPFVPDDLVELPSTLTGIAPDFDAGAATAYLQKIRRVPQATAEKILKHFAELLDVLVFTGHKNLLTARLHIEAVQESYRELQEKNRQLEESFGKLKELDRLKSNFIATMSHELRTPLTSVIGYSEMMLEGLGGELTKEQREYVGIIMEKGENLLQLITSILDITKIEAGRVRLVLGDVELGQIIRDALSTVAPQARKRGLTLCAEPAANLPKVHCDREKVRQCLINLVSNAVKFTPPGGTVTVGARPLGGDRVALYVQDTGIGIPSEHLARVWDVFYQVDGSSTREYGGAGLGLAIVKSFVEAHGGEVQAVSAPGRGSTFTLVFPERAASAARVPVRNAG
- a CDS encoding site-2 protease family protein, encoding MHEALAPARAKARVPVLNLALFAATVVTTLLAGAQWTALRLPEAGGGWLATAAAQAAAVAVAGLPFAAALIGILFCHEMGHYLLARAWRVDSTLPFFIPVPVGPVGTFGAVIRIRSALPSRTATLDIGAAGPLAGFAVALPLLFWGLAHSVVQPVGDVVLEGQRMGLVQLLAGYLKGEALLTSGVQHYGDSFITWGVQRLVWGKLPPGHDVFLHPVAFAAWIGLFITTLNLIPLGQLDGGHVTYALLGRRGARRFSRAVSFGLLLAGLLVSWNWFLWWGVTRFFVGYDHPPALVEEPLTPGRKLVAVASILLFLGTFIPVPVSL
- a CDS encoding ATP-dependent DNA helicase, giving the protein MARAVERALGERRYLVAEAGTGTGKTLAYLVPAALSGRKVIISTATKTLQEQIWQRDLPLLAERAGLEVEAAYLKGRANYYCLERGAKFAERPTFESRGEAALWPRIQEWARATLTGDRSEIDLPDQYGAWRELSASGETCLGKECQRHDECFVTLARARAAQADVVLVNHHLFFADLVLRTSRAGVEVLPPYDAVIFDEAHALSEVATDYFGLSVSSYRVDDLARDAVRAVADRPDLMRLVKDRTGELEKAGERFFAGVAARMGSSPSSKMRGRAPSYSPLAPGQPPPAAPALAPWRGARGAGPAARGDLKVALSDDLLGPLEPDQARLDGALEDVREVFADAEATALAAIGRRAAELRVELRAVTTLAEPSRVHFAEARGRGVFLRAVPVDVAEELVERLYRRVDTAVFTSATLAAGGRLDYFRREVGLAPEFDVDEAIFPGPFDYARQAALVVPDGLPEPASPAFTAAAAAAVRELVAVTGGRAFVLSTSMRGMNALREALADLPYQLLLQGERPKAKLLDAFREEPSVLFATQSFWEGVDVPGEALSLVVIDKLPFAPPTDPVLAARGQALAAEGRDAFSELSVPAAALALKQGFGRLIRTRRDRGLVAVLDRRLTTKGYGRAFLATLPPAPLLRSVEAARRWWAGA